Part of the Nitrosophilus alvini genome, CCTGTAGATGTTTTCTTATGATTTTGTTGATTCTGTTTATCGTTTCTATCATATGAATAGGAATTCTTATAGTTCTTGCCTGATCGGCAATGGCTCTTGAAATCGCCTGTCTTATCCACCAAGTTGCATAGGTGGAGAATTTATATCCTTTTTTGTATTCAAACTTGTCAACGGCTTTCATAAGTCCTATATTGCCTTCCTGGATAAGATCGAGGAAAGGCAGGCCTCTGTTTGTATATCTTTTAGCGATTGAGACGACAAGTCTAAGGTTTGATTTTGCCATTCTGGTTTTGGCTTCTTCGCTTATTTTTTTACCTCTTTTTATCTGCTCAAGTATCTCGGCAAGTTTCTCAGGTTCCAGGTTGAAACCTTTTTTGCTTGCCTCTTTTGCCTGGAACAACTTTTTTATCTCCATATAGGTGCTGACCATAGTTGCTTCCGGAACGGCCGCAGCTATCTCTTCTTTAGACATATTTACAATATTTTCAAGAAGTTTTTTATGATCTTCTTTAAGCTTTTCATTGAAAAGAGGAAGTTTGTATTCTAGTCTTTTAAGCTCTTTTTCAAAACCCTCATCACTTTTCAATGCCGTTTCCATAGACTTTACAAGTTCATTGATGAGTTTGCTTGTAGGGCCAAGATCAAGCAATTTTTCTTTAATAATTTTCTTTTTAAATGACAAAATGAGCTGATGATGAAGCTTTTCCTCTTCAGATGCATCTTCAGGAAGCTGTTTATCTCTGACTTTGAGCCACTCTTTTTTCGCTTTTTCAAGAGCTTTAAAACTCTCAATTACCTTTTTCGCTCTTTTTGAGTTTTTTGTAATTTTAGCGCTCTCTTTGCTCTCTTCGGTTTCCTCTTCCTCAGTCTCCTCTTCTTCAAAACTTTTGAAAAGCTCTTTTACTCTTCTTTCTCTGTTTATAAGAGGTTCTTTGTAATCTAGAATAAAATCGATCAGATAAGGGACAGAGCAGATTGCATCGAGAATGATATTTTCTCCCATCTCGATCTTTTTGCTTAGCTCAATCTCTTCTTCTTTTGTAAGCAAAGGAATCTGACCCATCTCTCTGAGGTACATTCTTACCGGACTATCGCTTCTGCTCCATTCCAGAAGGTCTTTTTCTTTCATCAGGTCAAACTCTTCTACCAGTGCCTCGTCACTAACCTTCTTTTTTTCCTCTATATCTTTTTGTTTCTCTTCTATATTCATGAGTTTGGCGGCTTCTGAAGAGGTGATAAGTCTTACGTTATATTTTTCCATAAGATTTTTTATCTTTTTTGTCTGCGCCAGAGTGGGTTGTTTTTCAAAAAGTTCCACTAAATTTTCATATGTTATGTATGAGTCTTTATGCTCTTTGAAAAGCTCTTCGATTTTTTTGTTTAGTTCTTTAGCAGTTGCCATAGTGGGAATTCTCCTTGTGAAAAAGGGGTATGTGTAGAAAATATCTAATCATGCCCGATTATACATAAAAAAGTTTAAATTTACATTAATAATTAACTTTAAACTTTAACAGGTTTGAAGATAGATTGGAAAATAGACTGTTAGAGCTGTTAAGGCTTATTTTACAAAGATTTTGTTTTAAATGTTTTTTTGGTAGAATTGCCCAAAATTTTAAGGGTCTTTTTTGCCCATAGAAGGAAAGGTATGAATACTATAACCGGAAAAGTCTGGAAATTCGGTGACAATATAGATACCGATTTGATAATAGCTGCAAGATATTTGAATACTTCCGATCCTCACGAGCTTGCGAAACATGTTATGGAAGATGCCGATCCCGAATTTGTAAAAAAGATGAGTCCGGGTGATATTATAGTCGCGGGTGAGAATTTCGGATGCGGAAGCAGCAGGGAGCATGCTCCTATAGCCCTCAAGGCTGCAGGTGTAGCTGCTGTTGTTGCAAAAAGCTTTGCGAGAATTTTCTATAGAAACGCTTTCAATATGGGACTGCCTATATTTGAACTCAAAGATGCCGATAAGATAAACGAAGGGGACTTGATATCGATAAAAATGGATGAGGGTGTTATAGAAGATATAAACAAAAACGTAAAATATAAATTTACGCCGATTCCGCCTTTTATGCAAGAACTTATTGCATGCGGAG contains:
- the rpoD gene encoding RNA polymerase sigma factor RpoD, whose translation is MATAKELNKKIEELFKEHKDSYITYENLVELFEKQPTLAQTKKIKNLMEKYNVRLITSSEAAKLMNIEEKQKDIEEKKKVSDEALVEEFDLMKEKDLLEWSRSDSPVRMYLREMGQIPLLTKEEEIELSKKIEMGENIILDAICSVPYLIDFILDYKEPLINRERRVKELFKSFEEEETEEEETEESKESAKITKNSKRAKKVIESFKALEKAKKEWLKVRDKQLPEDASEEEKLHHQLILSFKKKIIKEKLLDLGPTSKLINELVKSMETALKSDEGFEKELKRLEYKLPLFNEKLKEDHKKLLENIVNMSKEEIAAAVPEATMVSTYMEIKKLFQAKEASKKGFNLEPEKLAEILEQIKRGKKISEEAKTRMAKSNLRLVVSIAKRYTNRGLPFLDLIQEGNIGLMKAVDKFEYKKGYKFSTYATWWIRQAISRAIADQARTIRIPIHMIETINRINKIIRKHLQETGKEPDVETIAKEVGLSVDKVKNVIKITKEPISLEAPIGSDEDGKFGDFIEDKSTVNPLEAILKEDLKHQIEDVLDQLNEREKAVIRMRFGLMPDESDRTLEEIGKELNVTRERVRQIESSAIKKLKHPKVGKKLKNYIEE
- a CDS encoding 3-isopropylmalate dehydratase small subunit gives rise to the protein MNTITGKVWKFGDNIDTDLIIAARYLNTSDPHELAKHVMEDADPEFVKKMSPGDIIVAGENFGCGSSREHAPIALKAAGVAAVVAKSFARIFYRNAFNMGLPIFELKDADKINEGDLISIKMDEGVIEDINKNVKYKFTPIPPFMQELIACGGLINYAKAQILKESDR